Proteins encoded in a region of the Populus nigra chromosome 3, ddPopNigr1.1, whole genome shotgun sequence genome:
- the LOC133689771 gene encoding putative pentatricopeptide repeat-containing protein At3g15130: MNRGLFSVLNERQKFANFLRFCSKSLLLDQGMQVHGALVKMGFGFDLMLSNDLIVMYGKCGRVGVACDVFDRMLKRNVVSWTALMCGHIQNGNPLESLLLFSKMGLSGVKPNDFTFSTNLKACGLLNGLDIGRQIHDICVKTGFDMVNVVGNSIIDMYSKCGRINEAACMFEVMPARNLISWNAMIAGYTVAGFCEKALVLFQKMQEGGGFLDEFTFTSTLKACSDLGAIKEGNQIHAFLITGGFLYSVNTAIAGALIDLYVKCGKLFMARTVFSHIEEKHVISWTALILGYAQEGNLAESMDLFRQLRESSIQVDGFILSSMMGVFADFALVQQGKQMHAFAIKVPSGVDISVCNSILDMYLKCGMINEAERLFSEMPARNVISWTIMITGYGKHGLGKEAIRLFDEMQLDSTEPDDVTYLAVLLGCSHSGLVEKGQEYFSRLCSYHGIKARVEHYACMVDLLGRAGRLKEAKNLVDSMPLEANIGIWQTLLSACRVHGDLELGKEVGSILLRLDSENPVNYVMMSNIYADAGYWKECERIRELVKSKKLKKEAGRSWVEIDKEVHFFYGGDDTHPLTEKIHEILKEMERRMKEELGYVYGVKYALHDVEEESKMDNLRVHSEKLAIGLALVCGGLEEGRKVIRVFKNLRVCGDCHEFIKGLSKILRVVFVVRDANRFHRFEDGLCSCRDYW; this comes from the coding sequence ATGAATAGGGGGTTGTTTTCAGTGTTAAATGAGAGGCAGAAATTTGCAAACTTTTTGCGGTTTTGTTCAAAAAGTTTGTTACTTGATCAAGGAATGCAAGTACATGGAGCTTTAGTGAAAATGGGGTTTGGTTTTGACTTGATGTTAAGCAATGATCTAATAGTTATGTATGGAAAATGCGGTAGAGTAGGTGTTGCTTGTGATGTGTTTGATAGAATGCTAAAAAGAAATGTGGTTTCTTGGACGGCTCTTATGTGCGGGCACATACAAAATGGGAACCCGCTAGAGTCATTATTACTATTCTCCAAAATGGGCTTATCGGGTGTGAAACCGAATGATTTCACCTTTTCAACGAATCTTAAAGCCTGTGGTTTGTTGAATGGCCTAGATATTGGGAGACAAATTCATGATATTTGTGTGAAAACTGGATTTGATATGGTGAATGTGGTAGGGAATTCTATCATTGACATGTACTCAAAATGTGGAAGAATCAATGAAGCTGCCTGTATGTTTGAAGTTATGCCTGCAAGGAACCTTATAAGTTGGAATGCTATGATAGCAGGATATACTGTTGCAGGATTCTGTGAGAAAGCTCTagttttgtttcaaaaaatgCAAGAAGGTGGGGGATTCCTCGATGAATTCACGTTTACAAGCACGTTGAAAGCTTGCAGTGATCTTGGTGCAATCAAAGAAGGAAACCAAATTCATGCTTTCTTGATTACTGGTGGTTTCTTGTATTCTGTTAATACTGCTATTGCTGGTGCTCTCATTGATTTATATGTGAAATGTGGGAAGTTGTTCATGGCGAGAACAGTGTTTAGTCATATTGAAGAGAAACATGTGATATCATGGACGGCACTCATTCTTGGTTACGCTCAAGAAGGAAACTTAGCGGAGTCCATGGACTTGTTTAGGCAGCTTAGAGAGAGCAGCATCCAAGTTGATGGGTTTATTCTGTCAAGCATGATGGGCGTGTTCGCTGATTTTGCACTTGTTCAGCAAGGCAagcaaatgcatgcatttgcaATTAAAGTCCCCTCTGGTGTAGACATCTCAGTATGCAACTCAATTTTGGATATGTATCTGAAGTGTGGAATGATAAATGAGGCAGAGAGACTTTTCAGTGAAATGCCTGCTAGAAATGTGATTTCTTGGACAATTATGATCACTGGATATGGAAAGCATGGTCTCGGCAAAGAGGCAATTCGTCTCTTTGATGAAATGCAATTAGATAGTACTGAGCCTGATGATGTGACTTACTTGGCAGTGCTCTTAGGCTGTAGCCATTCAGGACTAGTAGAGAAAGGTCAAGAATACTTCTCAAGGTTATGCAGCTACCATGGGATCAAAGCTAGAGTAGAGCATTATGCATGCATGGTTGATCTCCTTGGCCGAGCTGGGCGCTTAAAAGAAGCTAAGAACCTCGTCGACAGCATGCCTCTAGAGGCAAATATAGGGATATGGCAGACATTGCTGAGTGCTTGCAGAGTACATGGAGACTTGGAATTGGGGAAAGAAGTAGGTAGCATTCTTTTGAGGTTAGACAGTGAAAATCCTGTTAATTATGTGATGATGTCCAACATTTATGCTGATGCAGGCTATTGGAAAGAATGTGAGAGAATAAGAGAATTGGTGAAGTCAAAGAAGTTAAAGAAAGAGGCAGGACGTAGTTGGGTAGAGATTGACAAGGAGGTACACTTTTTCTATGGCGGAGATGATACGCATCCCCTCACagagaaaatacatgaaatcttgaaagaaatggaGAGGAGGATGAAAGAAGAGTTAGGTTATGTTTACGGGGTTAAATATGCATTACACGATGTGGAAGAAGAGTCAAAGATGGATAACTTGAGAGTTCACAGTGAGAAGTTGGCAATAGGGTTGGCATTGGTTTGTGGGGGTTTAGAAGAGGGGAGAAAGGTGATTCGTGTATTCAAAAACTTGAGAGTTTGTGGGGATTGTCATGAGTTCATAAAGGGTTTATCGAAGATCTTGAGAGTAGTATTTGTGGTGAGAGATGCAAATAGATTTCACAGGTTTGAGGATGGCTTGTGCTCTTGCAGAGATTACTGGTGA